The Neodiprion pinetum isolate iyNeoPine1 chromosome 5, iyNeoPine1.2, whole genome shotgun sequence genome segment GCcacttatatatatagaaaaaattaaagataaaggaaaaagaaagtgtAACAGAACGAATATCATAAATTAGAATAACAGTAAGCCAAACCCTACTCGAAAAGCAAGATCCTGCACCTGCAGAGTATTTCAAACCTGGagatcgaaaattcaaataagtCGAGCCATTCAAAGTGATCATTGAACAGGTTCCCTAGCCTGTCCGTAATGACACGGTGCTGTCTTTTACCCGCATCCACGGGTACCACAAACAATTGGAAACTTGCCCTCAGAAGCCTACCCAGCGTGTGTAGCAAGAAATTATTCAAGATGGTAGGATAGTCAACGTAGTTATTAAAGATTTTCAATAGAAAAATCATGTCTAAATAGGTGTTGAAGAATTTAAGGGTGCGAAAACTAACATCCCTTGCCAAACTCGAGTGAGCATGGTCGTAGACAGATGGGTCTCACAAATGTAAAAGCCAAAGAGCACAAGAACTTGTACCGCACAGCCTTGAGCAACTTGTCGCAGTTTGCATGATACAGGCTCCAAATGATCGTAACATAAGTAAGAGTGGATCTCACTAGTGCAGGGTAAAGCGTCCTGAAAGCGTTCAGCCTTTTAAAGTCTTAAGCTATCCTTGtgacaaaatatattttcttgagAGTTTGACCGTAAACGAAGCGTACATGAATCGTGAAGTCAACTCTTTTATCAAAATGACCCCTAAGTCTCTGTTCTTGGTAGCACACAGCAGAGGTGCGTTGTTAAGTGTATAATCGTCCTGAAATATTTGTTACCCGGCAACAGTGAGTGGTTAACTTTATGGAATGCCTTGACTATATCTGTGTATATCGAGTCAATCTGAAACTTGTGATTAAATCCCCTCTTAATGATATCTGTGTATACCGCGAGGTTAATGACAGTAAATTTAGAAGGCATAAAACCATGCTGCTCTGGAATAATAAACGAGTTTACGCTTAACCATCATATCGAAAACTTTGGCTATAGAGTTCAATTTAGAGATCGTTCTGCAATTTTTAACACAACTCTAAGCCTCGGTCTTAAATAACAGTCACGAAACTCTTTCTCGAAACTTTTGGAAATTATCCGTCCTTCATGGACCTATTAAAAATTAGCATAAGAGGTAACACAAAACAGTCAGAGCAAGTCTTAGGAACAGATGATGCAGACCATCTGGTCCTGAACTACCATTATCCTTTAACAAATTCAGGCAACGCTTTACATCCACACCGCTTGACACCAGGCTAGAGGAACAGACATCTAGAAGCGGAAGAGGACACTGTAGCCAGAGTTTCAGCATCATATACACTTGCAAAGTGGTCGCTAAATAAATCGGCAATGCCGCCCCCAAGCTTGCAGACTCCTAATCACCAAGGTACATGCAGCTAGGCGTTTCACTAATACTTTTacagatatttaaataagACTATAGAGCCTCAATATCAGCTTTAATTAAGGATTCAGTTTTATCGATGAACACCGGGTAGACGTGACTCATCAGGTCTTTGCAGTTACTCCTCGATgttttaaaaagtaaataatcAGACTCATCTCTTTGTTCCTTGAATCGTTTATGCAGTGCTTTTTTTGAGTAACCAACTGCTTTAGACTAGGAGTGAACCAATTTGGGAAGTTTGAGTAATTTTTACAGATCATGGTATCGCAAGttataatttcgaaaaagagtTTTAGAAAGAGTTTCAACAGCGACATCCACAGAAGCGCAAGAAGTTAACACATATTGCCAGTTCACAGAGTCTGAATCTAATAAATAGTGATTAAGTTTTTCAAGGAATCACAGCAAGTATAACAGGTGATATAAAACCGCtgcaaaaatttccaaaaatttaagGAACTTGTGTTAAAGTTATGAGACTATAAAAATACTGTGTGTGTTCTTATGGTGGAGGAGTTTTTGCGAATGCAACACAATGAGCTTTGAATTAATTTGCAAACAAACTCCCAAAATTCAtgaaactttaaaatcaaCTTGTTCGTATTGAAATTAATCAACAAGCTTTTCTTTTCACCATATAGATTGTTACTTTTAACGAACAATATATTCCATGCTTACCCCTTCTTCGATCATCTGCTTCCATACTCTATTTCCACGTGCTTCActgatacagctgtttttgaTTAGGTAATTTACCATCTCTTGCTGTTCCCAGTTATCAAAATTTCTGTGTCTGTCCACaacataaaaagaaaaagcatgTTACAAAATAAACTTTGTCAAATCGAAGGATTTGTATCGCATATACATCATGATGTATCTTTATATGCAGCATACTTCGATCGTAGACCAGTAAATAAGCATCAAAGGTAGTGCTTTTTGGAATGAATCTGGAAACTTGATCTAAGGGTAATTAGATGCCGCTGAATGGAATGGTGATAGTAATTTTGCAATCAACCCCCCAGATCATTATAAAGAGGCTCAAAccgtttaatttgaaaaataagtaaaacaaaagttattcaagtgaaaaaaaaatgaaataattaaaaaaatattaaattcgtATATTTAGGACAGACATATCTTGCATCCCTACCTTACCAGTGGTGATtcgattgaaaagaaattacgtttaagaataaattttcattcgcctTTTTCTCCCTAATTTTCGAAGATACGAAGATAAACATTAGATACTTTTTTACGTGTTTTTTTGTccatattttttgataaagttATTAGATTTCGAATTAAACCGTTTAAccgttttttttataatgatCTCGACAGTTCattgcaaaattattattaccattcgATTCAATGTCATCGAATTACCCTTAGATCAAGTTTCCGGACTCATACCTAAAAAGTACTACCCTtagaatttagaatttttccttGGCCTATCAATTATGTTGATTCAGAAGTGGATAAGTGATATGCTGTAAAAAATTGGTGGTTGTAGCTACCAAAAAGTCCGCacctattttcatttcttaggAAAACTGAAAAACGTAGTTCTGGGTACAGAATGAAAATGcgaaataatgataattttcttCACATTTAAGGTGGAAGGAATGAGGTGAAATTATGCATTATTCAGGCACAAGATCATATTCACCAGTGTTATTCTTCATTTCCGTTTCATATCATCTGTGTTTTAcgtagaaatgaaaatggtgTAATTATTAGTAAATAGGTCAATCAGGAGTTTACAAGAATGAATCTATACGAAATGATGCCCAGCCACCCAATTCAAAAACATAATACTTCAGGGATGTACTCCAAATTCTCAGCTTTCAAAGCAGGATATGATCATTCTGGTTTCTACTAACGTGAAATAAAGAGAGGCGAACAAGGGCCAAAGTTTAATTTCGAGCAAACCCACACAATTACAAAATGTCAAGTATCAACTTACATAGGACGACGTCGTCTTGCTGTCGATTGTAATATTCTATTACTTTGACGGACTTTATTGGTactaaaatgaaatttgaaaaatacagcaTCAACAACAATCACAGGCGAATAAATGATGCATTATTATGTCAGACGAGTATTGCTTACGGATTTGGAAGACGATTGGGACCCACCTCTGACACATCAGAATCACTGCAAGCAAAGAAACATAAATTCTTTAGCAAATATTGTCTGgtttgttcttttcttttgctaTTGAACTGCAATTCCCCTGGTAAAATAACTTCTACAGTATTCACAAAGTATTCACATTCACAAAAcatgaaagataaaaaatttttgttccttATAGATTTTTCTACGAATGGTGTCAGTAGTATGAATTTCAgcataaatttgtaaatttcgaaaaaagaacTATTTCAATACAATATAAAGAAGATAACTGTCTATAGTCACATTgtaatggaaattttttttgccactgAATCAATTTGTATGATATAATGGATGAAAATGATTGTCATGTGTTTCATAGTCATAATTACGtaaaaatatacgaattaGTCATAATTATTAGATTAGTTCAAATTAATTTGATGAGCTGCGGAATTCTCGATGAGGGTAGATGCTAGTAGCCTATTTAGTAGTTTTGCGAaacttaaatttatatttattttaatcggTTAAATTTGATTTGACAACCTAAAGCATCTCCAAAAAAACTGGCTCCTGCGTTAAAATCATCTTAAAATAACCACGATTTACGAACCCTGTCATTCGTAGTTTTGCAAAGAATCtttctttaaaattaattgtaagcACAGATTTTTGGCTGATATCGCGATTGTTCACTTGTTTTAATATTGGCGCATTTGGAGTTTGCTTCTTCATAGATatgtatgaaaaagaaatgaaaattgtgaaatggAGATTGTTGtattatgttacatgtattACTGTTTATACTGTAAAAGAATTCCCcgtagataaaaaaataaataaaatttcttgaaaatctaCTTTAAAGTACAATTCGTATTCGGaaggattgaatttttttttttacagaaatccACGCCAAGtcgaatttgttttccatCGGCAGAAAGTGATAAACATCTACATTTAAAGACAGAGGTTCAATTcgataatgtgataaaattaattaacatgTTTGCTGTAAACGGTAAATTGCAGCTATCTTAAGctttcttaaaatttttattttaaaaagctGATCGAAAGACGACGAATATGTTCAACTACATTTTGCTTTTGCCCCTCTCCACCCTGCGGATGCATGTTTCTGCAGTGTTCCCCACGCCAGAAACGGATTCCGTTCTTCAATTCTCTGTTCAGAGTCATGAACAATTCAACATACCTGTCAGTTgcgataattatttcattctcaCTTTTTCTTGTCAGTCTTTCTTGTATTGAAGGTTTATTCTTGgatgcaaattttttagttCCTGTCCAGTTGGAGCAGCTTGGCTGTTGTCTGATATCTTTTTTCCGACTTTTGACATTAGTTGCTTTTTCGTCTTGTGACGATGACCATGCCGTATCATCATTACTACTCGGCttgtacgatttttttcgcCTGCATTCAATCCATGATGAGGCATTCTCAATTGTTTCGTCACTGTCGGAAGAAGTCAATCGAAAATTATCCCTTCTGAGAATATCTTCTATTTTTGTTCGGCCAAGTATCCTGATCGGGTCGGAATCATCCTGGGAACTGTTGGAAATTTCGAAACTGGCATCAATCATTGAGTCGTGTGTGACACTACTTGTAGTACATTTCTTGTGCTTGGTGAATGATGAAGGAAATTCTAGGTGTATGCAATTAAATGGTTAAGAAAGTAGGTGAATTTTGGGATTTTATATAACAATTAACAATTCAATTCGGATGGCGTTCGTTTCATTCAGTAGTATGtagatattattataaattttttttatacatgaaACAAACCCCGATcagtttgaataattgattatcatttgatataatacatacggaaACCGAAAATGTCCGAAATTCAATTAAGTATAActctaaaaatattgattatataaaaaaaagttattgagGCCACTTCAAATTCTTAAAAACTCAAAAAACATTagttttcaagatttttcaaaatcggtttactttttttcgcTAAAACTTTAAGAGGATATTTCTACTTTAGTGTTCAAAAACTTGTAAATGGGCCCGGATTGGGTTTCATAAGCattaaaacattttcaattttgtgaTTCACAAGAGTTACGTAATATATTTTACGATACAGTTGTTTATTTCGTAGCTATACTTGACACAATGATAATTTCATATCaatcaaactttgaacgcTAATTAACATACAAAACGCTTGAATTTACGAATTTTATGCAACAGAGCTTTTTTATAGAGTATTCAAtattaaaatatgtatttttcattattgtcgGTATACAGGGTCTGTCTGGAAAGTAGTCGGACTGAATTTTCTCCGCCCAGACAGAGCGAAAGAGGGGGACCTGTTCGCATGGGTCAGGTTGTGGGGAGTCTTAGCTAACCAGCGCAATGGTCCCTAATCGCCTTCGAGCCTTTCCGGAGTGTAGGTCGATTTTAAAGTGAACCactattaaaatatttatttttcattactgtcGGTATACAGGGTCTGTCTGGAAAGTAGTCGGACTGAATTTTCTTCGGAGTGTACCACGTTAAAATCGACGTATACTCCGGAAAGGCTGGAAGGCGATTGGGGACCATTGCGCTGGTTAGCTAAGACTCCCCGCAACCTGACCCATGCGAACAGGTCCCCCTCTTTCGCTCTGTCTGGGCAGGAAAAATTCAGTCCGACTACTTTCCAGACAGACCGTGTATTCGTCAACGACATATAACATtacaaaaagcaaaaaaagtttttcccatATTATTTCCGTAAGATACTTCGATAACAAAAGCGAACTATCTTAGAGTTGATATAGAGAgctcaaattttcagggatttttatctcatcaATTCGAAACTGTTTAAGCCCCTGAAGcatagaaattcaaaaataaccCTGTTAAGGACCCacttaatatacatatatatacacatatatgtggGATTTTGGGAAAAGAGAAATTCAACCttttaataatgaaatataagtTTTAATTATGATAGTAATGGATCGGTTTTACACTAGTTGCTTCTCGCTTGACAACTTCTCGACTCTCTCGATTCTCTCGCGTGATCTTATTCGCCCCGCTTATATTATAGTTACGCGCACACGCTATTCGCGATTATCCCTACAGCTACGCACACGATACTTATTGGGACGATCCCACATATATGTAAGTGTTTATACTCCACCCGCAGTTCAGGCATGCACATACCATACTACGTCAGTTCCCTGGATGATAACGAGGTTGTTTTGAGGCGCTCCAAAAATCACACGGCAATTCAAGCCATCAGCTGTCTAGTTAAATATAGATCACTGCAAGTTACTGAATAACAGACTAACTGATATGCAAAAGGTTTCCATTAAACTGGAGCACGGTGACGAAACACGGAACCAGCAACCCTTCGCAGTCTCCTACGAAACAAGTAATAACATACCACGCTGCAGATTCGAGCAACTGAGTGCCACACATATTTAGCTATGACTTTTTTAACTTTGCCAATTTCGAGGTCTGTAATGGCTTAAAATAAAGCTAAAACAAtgtagaataataaaatatcaaaacccgaaaatcgttgaaaaattattttccgaaTACCCCTCCCGAAATTGCAATAAAAGTTTTACTCACGGCGCGATTCTGGCGAAGACGTACTATTTTATAAGCCCAACCCTGAAATTCTGAAATTGCAAAATCGCGATTTCTTTTCCATATAATGGCACGCTAATATTACAAACTCCAACCTCGTGGGTCGACTATGTATTCAGTCTTTGCATTCTATCTTGGAATGAAACTTACTGAATATTTTCGATATCTCTTCCATTTTCAGGATTCACCTCATTTGAAGCGTCGTCGTAACTTTTCTCTTCGAATCTCGCCGGTGATGGAACATCAGTAACCAGTTCGCCCCCTAACGTTTCTTGATTTTCAACATTACTATCTGCCCGCAGACAACTGTTTTGTGAATGAGATTCGTCCGGATAATACATTGAGTCTGGTATGGAGCCTTCGGTATCTGTCGTCGGCAGCACCTTTGGCGTAAGACATAAAGTTTAgtttggaaatgaaaattttatcgttgcATAAGTAACTACCGTAAACATTTGATGAAGCAGGTACTACAAACTGCTTATCGAGATCGACTCCCAACACCTAGCCAAAGGTAAAAAGTTATTTTGAGTGCTATGTGGAGAGATTTGCTTCATCAAACTTCCACAGTGCTTTATTCTGCATGGGAAAACATTTACTAGTCTGTGATACAGTCTCACACTGCTGTACAAAGTAGTGAGTATCATTATCCCGATGAAagtttgttcatttattcgaaattcaaacgCGACAAACccaaaataaaatatgcaaGAATAATTTGCGCTAATAAAAGCAAGATGACAAAAATATGATAATGCACATATTGACATTATTATGATTGCAGTTGACTTATCTTCCAACCTAAGCCAATTATATCAACGAACATTATAATCGCCAAGTAATAGCAGCTTTCCTATAGCAGACATATTTATAGCCATAGTAAGACTATTTCAGAACTGAGAACACCAACACGATGTTCAATGTCACCAATCTTCATTTGTTTGAAGATAAGGATGAAAAGATGAGGATAAAAACGGAAGATTGTTAATGCAAtgacaaaattaattatttaattcaaaaacaagaaattgCATATTGCATACCAAGGAGACGAAGTACATATTTTTACACCCGGCGTAAATTTGTAATACGAGTCGTTGGTAAGTGCGTCCCCattaatttcaagtaaaaaaagCTGCGTTATCGATAATTTTGGAGTAAATACATAGCAGTGTTATGTTTTTTAAGTtgagaaatataaatattaactAGTAAACCAGTAAACGAGTGTAGACTGAAAACGGTTGGAAACAATAAGAAATTTTAGTCAAGTcgaattcgtttttttttattccaaaattacGATAGCAAACAATAGCTTACATGACTAATGGAATACGTTTCTAAACTAGCAAATGGCTATCAATTGCAATGAATTGATAGGTGTCTTTATAGTATTTAGAAGTGAGTGATTGTAACGAGAGTCTGATTATAAAACGTTTAAGGAAATTATATTCTGATTCAAGAAAACATTCTGAATATTTAACCAggattttctcgaaatttatAACGATTTCAATCACTAGgcgcaaaaaaaattcagtagaaAACAATGACGAACTAATTCTGGGCATGGATACTCATGAATTCAAAACTTGCAGGAATAGAAGCAAACGCATGGACATTAAATTGTTCAAGGCGTATTGAATTTCATTCCCGGTGAATTTAAATGTCGTAAAAAAAGAGTTGAATAGAAATTGATAGAGACATAATCATGTGGTACAGACTAAATCGTATTGTAGTTGCCTTATGATTGAAACATAAAAAACTCGAAAGAAGCAAAGTCCCGTGGATACTGAGtcaaaataatgaaacgatCAACTtggattaattattataatagtacTACTTCGTGGATTAATCTTTGTATCACGTAATAATCAACATATTCCTTAACCTTCAAGATACCAGTAAAAATGAGAATTCAAACTTACTATTTCTTCATATTGGATGTAAGAGGGACGTATCTCTCTCATAATATTATCACCATAATCATGCTCATTTTGTATTCTGACTTGATCGTCAACAAGTCTTAGTATTCTGACGCTGTTATCCAATAATGTGGATTGATGTAAAGGACAAAAAGTAGCATCCATGTTGGTGAACCTAAAGATAACAAAGATAAAACCACTTAAAAACTCTTTCTAGGGATAcgagcaaaaataaaatttactagTTAATTAACTAGTCAGATGGACAAAAAGGCTTAGCTTTTGAACTGTTGAATGCTACAGAGG includes the following:
- the LOC124219169 gene encoding uncharacterized protein isoform X2, giving the protein MLFQFMGQSIQFRLVEVSEREKSELSLLIKANGGVVSENSLIKFTSRNAHIEDGDLYLVDFIYDCVKQNKILDITKYKYGTKGIGCPMSQFLTGSASCMAFTNMDATFCPLHQSTLLDNSVRILRLVDDQVRIQNEHDYGDNIMREIRPSYIQYEEIVLPTTDTEGSIPDSMYYPDESHSQNSCLRADSNVENQETLGGELVTDVPSPARFEEKSYDDASNEVNPENGRDIENIHSQDDSDPIRILGRTKIEDILRRDNFRLTSSDSDETIENASSWIECRRKKSYKPSSNDDTAWSSSQDEKATNVKSRKKDIRQQPSCSNWTGTKKFASKNKPSIQERLTRKSENEIIIATDSDSDVSEVGPNRLPNPHRNFDNWEQQEMVNYLIKNSCISEARGNRVWKQMIEEGLLKHRTVHSLNNHFRRYILPNIHLYRMSKDSREEFQRLKQ
- the LOC124219169 gene encoding uncharacterized protein isoform X3, whose amino-acid sequence is MLFQFMGQSIQFRLVEVSEREKSELSLLIKANGGVVSENSLIKFTSRNAHIEDGDLYLVDFIYDCVKQNKILDITKYKYGTKGIGCPMSQFLTGSASCMAFTNMDATFCPLHQSTLLDNSVRILRLVDDQVRIQNEHDYGDNIMREIRPSYIQYEEIVLPTTDTEGSIPDSMYYPDESHSQNSCLRADSNVENQETLGGELVTDVPSPARFEEKSYDDASNEVNPENGRDIENIHSQDDSDPIRILGRTKIEDILRRDNFRLTSSDSDETIENASSWIECRRKKSYKPSSNDDTAWSSSQDEKATNVKSRKKDIRQQPSCSNWTGTKKFASKNKPSIQERLTRKSENEIIIATDSDSDVSEVGPNRLPNPNFDNWEQQEMVNYLIKNSCISEARGNRVWKQMIEEGLLKHRTVHSLNNHFRRYILPNIHLYRMSKDSREEFQRLKQ
- the LOC124219169 gene encoding uncharacterized protein isoform X1, which translates into the protein MLFQFMGQSIQFRLVEVSEREKSELSLLIKANGGVVSENSLIKFTSRNAHIEDGDLYLVDFIYDCVKQNKILDITKYKYGTKGIGCPMSQFLTGSASCMAFTNMDATFCPLHQSTLLDNSVRILRLVDDQVRIQNEHDYGDNIMREIRPSYIQYEEIVLPTTDTEGSIPDSMYYPDESHSQNSCLRADSNVENQETLGGELVTDVPSPARFEEKSYDDASNEVNPENGRDIENIHSQDDSDPIRILGRTKIEDILRRDNFRLTSSDSDETIENASSWIECRRKKSYKPSSNDDTAWSSSQDEKATNVKSRKKDIRQQPSCSNWTGTKKFASKNKPSIQERLTRKSENEIIIATDSDSDVSEVGPNRLPNPTNKVRQSNRILQSTARRRRPIHRNFDNWEQQEMVNYLIKNSCISEARGNRVWKQMIEEGLLKHRTVHSLNNHFRRYILPNIHLYRMSKDSREEFQRLKQ
- the LOC124219169 gene encoding uncharacterized protein isoform X4, with protein sequence MRNSQIANGGVVSENSLIKFTSRNAHIEDGDLYLVDFIYDCVKQNKILDITKYKYGTKGIGCPMSQFLTGSASCMAFTNMDATFCPLHQSTLLDNSVRILRLVDDQVRIQNEHDYGDNIMREIRPSYIQYEEIVLPTTDTEGSIPDSMYYPDESHSQNSCLRADSNVENQETLGGELVTDVPSPARFEEKSYDDASNEVNPENGRDIENIHSQDDSDPIRILGRTKIEDILRRDNFRLTSSDSDETIENASSWIECRRKKSYKPSSNDDTAWSSSQDEKATNVKSRKKDIRQQPSCSNWTGTKKFASKNKPSIQERLTRKSENEIIIATDSDSDVSEVGPNRLPNPTNKVRQSNRILQSTARRRRPIHRNFDNWEQQEMVNYLIKNSCISEARGNRVWKQMIEEGLLKHRTVHSLNNHFRRYILPNIHLYRMSKDSREEFQRLKQ